One genomic segment of Ricinus communis isolate WT05 ecotype wild-type chromosome 5, ASM1957865v1, whole genome shotgun sequence includes these proteins:
- the LOC8272299 gene encoding receptor protein kinase TMK1 gives MKKRHPGVSLIPFFFMGFLSLANSQQNGDASVMLKLKESLGNPSFWSGSDPCNDKWDHVTCDSSNRVTDIQIGRQNLVGTLPPELSKLTALKRLEVMFNNLSGPVPSLSGLSSLQVVLLHNNEFSSFPSDFFNGLNSITTVSLDYNPFTPWEIPVSLTNASTLKEFSANKASITGKIPDFFNNDVFPGLESLHLAMNSLEGELPGSFSRSPTITSLWLNGQRLNGTISVLQNMTGLTEIWLHMNQFTGPLPEFNDFNGLQKLSLRDNRFTGIVPESLVKLPTLSVVNLTNNLLQGPTPEFPDSVRVDMTSESNRFCTPNPGVACDHRVEVLLSIVKDFGYPANLADNWEGNDPCAQWKGITCSPGGNITVINFQGMGLTGTISPNFSLIPSLQKLILANNSLNGTIPSELTTMPSLSLLNVANNQLYGKLPSFKQVQVITDGNPDIGKDTSSSIPPGSTPGSTPSGKPGGGSNSDATGNKNSSTGKIIGSVVGAVCGLCVVGLGVFFYSRKQKRYSKVQSPNMMVIHPRHSGNQDAVKITVAESSTVGRAESCTDSSGPSDIHVVEAGNMVISIQVLRNVTNDFSEDNILGRGGFGTVYKGELHDGTKIAVKRMESGVLSEKGLAEFTSEIAVLNKVRHRHLVALLGYCLDGNERLLVYEYMPQGTLSKFLFNWKEEGVKPLDWTRRLTIALDVARGVEYLHGLAHQSFIHRDLKPSNILLGDDLRAKVADFGLVRLAPEGKASIETRLAGTFGYLAPEYAVTGRVTTKVDVFSFGVILMEMITGRRALDDSQPEDSMHLVTWFRRMHINKDTFRKSIDPTIDLDEETLASISTVAELAGHCTAREPYQRPDMGHVVNVLSSLVELWRPAEPDSDDIYGIDLEMTLPQALKKWQAFEGGNVDGSSSFATSTDNTQTSIPTRPSGFADSFTSADGR, from the exons ATGAAGAAACGCCATCCGGGTGTTTCTTTAattccctttttctttatgggTTTTCTCTCTCTTGCAAATTCTCAACAAAATGGTGACGCTTCAGTGATGTTAAAACTCAAAGAAAGTCTAGGCAACCCATCATTTTGGTCTGGTTCGGATCCGTGTAATGATAAATGGGATCATGTTACATGTGATTCCAGTAACCGGGTTACCGATATCCAAATCGGAAGGCAAAATTTAGTGGGTACTTTACCTCCGGAGCTTTCAAAGCTTACAGCTTTAAAAAGACTCGAGGTGatgtttaataatttatctgGTCCTGTGCCCAGTCTTTCTGGGTTAAGTTCATTGCAAGTTGTTCTTTTGCATAATAATGAGTTTTCTTCATTTCCTTCTGATTTCTTCAATGGGTTAAATTCTATTACTACTGTGAGTCTTGATTATAATCCTTTTACACCTTGGGAAATCCCTGTTAGTCTTACAAATGCTTCGACTTTGAAGGAGTTTTCTGCTAATAAGGCTAGTATAACTGGCAAAATTCCTgacttttttaataatgatgtGTTTCCTGGATTGGAAAGTTTGCATTTGGCTATGAATTCTTTAGAGGGGGAATTACCAGGGAGTTTTTCAAGGTCTCCTACGATTACTTCACTTTGGCTCAATGGGCAAAGACTCAATGGTACTATTTCTGTGTTGCAAAACATGACTGGTTTGACTGAGATTTGGTTACATATGAATCAGTTCACTGGTCCTTTACCGGAGTTTAATGATTTTAATGGATTGCAGAAATTGAGTTTGAGAGATAATAGATTCACTGGTATCGTTCCAGAATCACTAGTAAAGCTACCAACTCTTTCTGTTGTCAATTTGACCAACAATCTGCTTCAGGGACCAACACCAGAGTTTCCTGATTCAGTTAGAGTGGATATGACTTCTGAATCAAATAGATTTTGCACACCTAATCCAGGTGTTGCTTGTGATCATCGTGTTGAGGTTCTTTTATCCATTGTGAAAGATTTTGGTTACCCTGCTAATTTAGCTGACAATTGGGAAGGAAATGACCCTTGTGCACAATGGAAGGGGATTACATGTTCACCCGGTGGAAATATTACAGTTATCAACTTTCAGGGTATGGGCCTTACTGGTACAATTTctccaaatttttctttgattccTTCATTGCAAAAATTGATTTTGGCAAATAATTCTCTTAATGGTACAATACCATCTGAGCTTACAACCATGCCTAGTCTTTCTTTGTTAAATGTTGCGAATAATCAGCTTTACGGTAAGTTACCTAGTTTCAAACAAGTGCAAGTGATTACTGATGGAAACCCTGATATTGGAAAGGATACTAGTAGCTCTATTCCCCCTGGTTCAACTCCTGGGAGCACCCCTTCTGGTAAACCTGGAGGTGGTAGTAATTCAGATGCAACTGGCAATAAGAATTCTAGTACAGGAAAGATTATTGGCTCTGTAGTTGGTGCTGTTTGTGGTTTATGTGTGGTCGGGTTGGGTGTGTTTTTCTATAGTAGGAAACAAAAACGATATAGTAAAGTGCAGAGTCCAAATATGATGGTTATTCATCCTCGCCACTCTGGGAATCAGGATGCAGTGAAGATCACAGTTGCTGAATCAAGTACCGTTGGTAGGGCTGAGAGCTGCACTGATAGTAGTGGACCTAGTGACATTCACGTGGTTGAGGCTGGAAATATGGTGATCTCAATCCAAGTTTTGAGAAATGTGACTAATGATTTCAGCGAGGACAATATACTAGGAAGAGGGGGTTTTGGAACTGTTTACAAGGGAGAATTGCATGATGGGACAAAGATTGCAGTGAAGAGAATGGAATCAGGAGTATTGAGTGAAAAGGGTCTAGCAGAGTTCACGTCTGAGATTGCAGTGCTCAATAAGGTCCGACATCGCCACTTGGTTGCACTTCTTGGATATTGCTTGGATGGAAATGAGAGGCTTCTAGTTTATGAGTATATGCCTCAGGGGACTCTGAGCAAATTTCTCTTCAACTGGAAGGAAGAGGGGGTGAAACCACTTGATTGGACTAGAAGATTGACCATTGCCTTGGATGTTGCAAGAGGTGTTGAATATCTACATGGACTGGCCCATCAAAGTTTTATTCACAGAGATCTGAAGCCATCCAacattcttcttggagatgattTGCGGGCTAAAGTTGCAGATTTTGGACTGGTTCGTCTTGCTCCAGAAGGGAAAGCATCAATTGAAACAAGATTAGCTGGAACCTTTGGATATCTCGCACCAGAATATGCAG TAACTGGACGAGTTACTACTAAAGTTGATGTGTTTAGCTTTGGTGTTATACTAATGGAGATGATCACCGGCAGAAGAGCGCTTGATGATAGCCAGCCTGAGGATAGCATGCACCTCGTTACTTGGTTTCGAAGGATGCACATCAACAAGGATACATTCCGTAAGAGTATTGACCCAACAATTGATCTTGACGAGGAAACTCTTGCCAGCATTAGCACAGTTGCTGAGCTAGCCGGCCATTGTACAGCAAGAGAACCCTACCAGAGGCCTGACATGGGTCACGTGGTCAATGTTCTTTCATCTCTTGTTGAGCTTTGGAGACCGGCAGAACCTGATTCTGATGACATATATGGGATCGACCTTGAAATGACCTTGCCTCAGGCACTCAAGAAGTGGCAAGCATTTGAGGGAGGCAATGTTGATGGGTCTTCGTCATTTGCTACTAGTACAGATAATACCCAGACCAGTATACCTACTCGGCCATCGGGCTTTGCAGACTCATTCACATCAGCAGATGGACGATAA
- the LOC8272300 gene encoding EG45-like domain containing protein isoform X1, with protein MATLNHIRIFSIMIPVLVLFCFFPKEAVADEGTATFYTPPYTPSSCYGNSNEGVMIAAASDAIWDNRAACGRKYRVTCLGATNNGDPHPCNGNSVAVKIVDYCPSPGCQGTIDLSQEAFASIANPDAGKIKIAYKLEEKPIWDSQLGLVMGFESDFSLQTIQQKALLDAICLLIKALQDPRSL; from the exons ATGGCAACACTCAACCATATTCGTATTTTCTCCATAATGATTCCAGTGTTAGTACTCTTCTGCTTCTTTCCAAAAGAAGCTGTGGCAGACGAAGGAACTGCTACTTTCTACACTCCTCCATATACCC CCTCTTCTTGTTATGGGAATTCAAATGAAGGTGTGATGATAGCAGCAGCAAGTGATGCAATTTGGGACAACAGAGCTGCTTGTGGTAGAAAATATAGGGTCACATGCTTGGGTGCAACCAACAACGGTGATCCTCATCCCTGCAATGGTAACTCTGTTGCTGTAAAAATTGTGGACTATTGCCCCTCACCAGGTTGTCAGGGTACTATTGATTTATCTCAAGAAGCTTTTGCATCCATCGCCAATCCTGATGctggaaaaattaaaatagccTACAAACT GGAGGAGAAACCTATTTGGGACAGTCAATTGGGTTTGGTCATGGGCTTTGAATCTGACTTTAGTCTCCAAACCATTCAACAAAAAGCCCTTTTGGATGCAATCTGTCTCCTAATTAAAGCCCTTCAGGATCCAAGATCTCTGTAG
- the LOC8272300 gene encoding EG45-like domain containing protein isoform X2, whose product MATLNHIRIFSIMIPVLVLFCFFPKEAVADEGTATFYTPPYTPSSCYGNSNEGVMIAAASDAIWDNRAACGRKYRVTCLGATNNGDPHPCNGNSVAVKIVDYCPSPGCQGTIDLSQEAFASIANPDAGKIKIAYKLV is encoded by the exons ATGGCAACACTCAACCATATTCGTATTTTCTCCATAATGATTCCAGTGTTAGTACTCTTCTGCTTCTTTCCAAAAGAAGCTGTGGCAGACGAAGGAACTGCTACTTTCTACACTCCTCCATATACCC CCTCTTCTTGTTATGGGAATTCAAATGAAGGTGTGATGATAGCAGCAGCAAGTGATGCAATTTGGGACAACAGAGCTGCTTGTGGTAGAAAATATAGGGTCACATGCTTGGGTGCAACCAACAACGGTGATCCTCATCCCTGCAATGGTAACTCTGTTGCTGTAAAAATTGTGGACTATTGCCCCTCACCAGGTTGTCAGGGTACTATTGATTTATCTCAAGAAGCTTTTGCATCCATCGCCAATCCTGATGctggaaaaattaaaatagccTACAAACT TGTGTGA
- the LOC8272302 gene encoding histidine kinase 4 isoform X2 — protein sequence MAVKLHQIHHHHHHHHHHSVSVKVSEQQMGTKGSHTFIQAHRAWLPKLLLLWVMFVAFVSYSIFNNMDAQNKVRRKETLSSMCDQRARMLQDQFSVSVNHVHALAILVSTFHYNKNPSAIDQETFAEYTARTSFERPLLSGVAYAQRVVNSEREEFESQHGWTIKTMEKEPSPLRDEYAPVIFSQETVSYIESLDMMSGEEDRENILNARATGKAVLTSPFRLLNSHHLGVVLTFPVYKSKLPPNPTVSQRIEASAGYLGGAFDVESLVENLLGQLAGNQAILVNVYDVTNASDPLIMYGVQNQDGDMSLVHESKLDFGDPFRKHQMICRYHEKAPTSWTALTTAFLFSVIGLLVGYILYGAANHIVKVEDDFHEMQELKVRAEAADVAKSQFLATVSHEIRTPMNGILGMLALLLDTDLSSTQRDYAQTAQACGKALIALINEVLDRAKIEAGKLELEAVPFDLRSILDDVLSLFSEKSRHKGIELAVFVSDKVPEIVLGDPGRFRQIITNLVGNSVKFTERGHIFVKVHLDENAKATAFAKADSCLNGGSSDVIVSDSCQFKTLSGFEAADDRNGWEAFKHLVADEDFQSNGSLNVLTTNDACENVTLVVSVEDTGIGIPLHAQDRVFMPFMQADSSTSRNYGGTGIGLSISKCLVELMGGHISFVSRPQVGSTFSFTAAFGRCKKNKFNKMEKRNSEDLPSSFRGLKAIVVDGKPVRAAVTTYHLKRLGILAEVASSLKVAAFTCAKNGSLKSSAQPDIILVEKDSWISGEDGGSSVWLLERKQNGHVFKLPKMILLATNISSDEFNKAKAAGFADTVIMKPLRASMVGACLQQVMGMGKTRPQGKDVPNGSSFLQSLLYGKKILVVDDNMVNRRVAAGALKKFGANVECADSGKAALKLLQLPHSFDACFMDIQMPEMDGFEATRRIRQMESQANEQINGQSMAEGGAARKGEWHVPILAMTADVIHATYDECLKSGMDGYVSKPFEEENLYQAVAKFFKAKPISDS from the exons ATGGCTGTGAAGTTGCATCAGATccatcaccaccaccaccatcacCACCATCACTCAGTTTCTGTGAAGGTGAGTGAGCAGCAGATGGGGACTAAAGGGAGTCACACATTTATACAAGCTCACAGAGCTTGGCTTCCGAAACTGTTGTTGCTTTGGGTCATGTTTGTAGCATTTGTTTCCTATTCAATATTCAATAACATGGATGCTCAAAATAAAGTTAGGAGAAAAGAAACGTTGAGTAGTATGTGTGATCAAAGGGCAAGAATGTTGCAAGATCAATTTAGTGTTAGTGTCAATCACGTTCATGCTCTTGCCATTCTTGTCTCCACTTTTCATTACAACAAGAACCCATCTGCAATTGACCAG GAAACATTTGCTGAATACACTGCTAGAACATCATTTGAGCGGCCATTGTTGAGTGGTGTAGCATATGCACAGAGAGTGGTTAATTCAGAGAGGGAGGAATTTGAGAGCCAGCATGGATGGACAATAAAGACAATGGAGAAGGAGCCTTCACCTCTACGAGATGAGTATGCTCCGGTGATATTTTCTCAAGAAACTGTATCCTACATTGAATCTCTTGACATGATGTCAGGGGAG GAGGACAGAGAAAACATACTGAATGCTAGAGCTACAGGGAAAGCTGTTTTGACTAGCCCCTTCAGGTTGCTAAATTCCCATCATCTTGGCGTGGTGTTGACATTCCCTGTTTACAAATCCAAACTTCCTCCAAACCCCACAGTGTCACAGCGCATAGAAGCAAGTGCAGG ATATCTTGGTGGAGCCTTTGATGTTGAATCCCTTGTGGAGAATTTACTTGGACAACTTGCTGGGAATCAGGCAATATTGGTGAATGTTTATGATGTAACTAATGCCTCTGATCCATTAATCATGTATGGTGTCCAAAATCAAGATGGTGACATGTCTCTTGTTCATGAAAGCAAGCTTGATTTTGGGGACCCCTTTAGGAAGCATCAGATGATATGTAG GTACCATGAGAAGGCACCAACATCATGGACAGCACTCACTACTGCTTTCTTATTTTCTGTGATTGGTTTGTTAGTGGGTTACATCTTATATGGAGCAGCAAATCATATTGTAAAGGTTGAGGATGATTTTCACGAAATGCAGGAGCTGAAAGTCCGAGCAGAAGCTGCTGATGTTGCCAAATCCCAG TTTCTAGCTACTGTATCTCATGAAATCAGAACTCCTATGAATGGAATCCTTG GAATGCTTGCTTTGCTCCTGGATACTGATTTAAGTTCAACACAGAGGGATTATGCTCAAACTGCTCAAGCCTGTGGAAAGGCATTGATAGCATTGATCAATGAGGTGCTTGACCGGGCAAAGATTGAAGCTGGCAAATTAGAGCTTGAAGCCGTCCCTTTTGACCTACGTTCCATATTAGATGATGttctttctttgttctctGAGAAGTCTAGACACAAAGGTATTGAG CTGGCTGTTTTTGTTTCTGACAAAGTTCCAGAAATTGTTCTGGGGGATCCAGGGAGATTTAGACAGATCATTACAAATCTCGTTGGGAACTCTGTTAAG TTCACTGAACGAGGGCACATATTTGTCAAAGTTCATCTAGATGAAAATGCTAAGGCAACAGCATTTGCAAAAGCTGACAGTTGTTTGAATGGAGGATCCAGCGATGTGATTGTATCTGATTCTTGTCAGTTCAAGACTTTAAGTGGTTTTGAAGCTGCTGATGATCGAAACGGTTGGGAAGCTTTTAAACATTTAGTTGCTGATGAAGATTTTCAATCTAATGGCTCATTGAATGTGCTGACCACTAATGATGCCTGTGAGAATGTTACTTTGGTGGTATCTGTGGAGGATACAGGTATTGGTATCCCCTTGCATGCGCAGGATCGTGTTTTCATGCCCTTCATGCAGGCTGACAGTTCAACTTCGAGAAATTATGGAGGAACTGGTATTGGTTTGAGCATCAGTAAATGTCTGGTTGAGCTTATGGGTGGCCATATAAGCTTTGTTAGCCGGCCTCAGGTTGGAAGTACATTTTCATTCACTGCTGCTTTTGGGAGatgcaagaaaaataaatttaacaaaatggAAAAGCGTAATTCTGAAGATCTTCCTTCTAGCTTTAGAGGATTGAAAGCAATAGTAGTTGATGGCAAACCAGTTAGAGCTGCTGTAACTACATACCATTTGAAGAGGCTTGGTATCTTGGCTGAAGTTGCAAGTAGTCTCAAGGTGGCTGCTTTTACCTGTGCGAAAAACGGTTCTCTGAAATCTAG TGCCCAGCCGGATATAATTCTAGTGGAGAAGGACTCTTGGATTTCTGGGGAAGATGGTGGTTCAAGTGTATGGCTGCTGGAACGGAAACAGAATGGACATGTCTTTAAATTGCCTAAGATGATACTTCTTGCTACAAACATCAGTAGTGATGAATTTAATAAAGCAAAGGCAGCAGGTTTTGCGGATACCGTGATCATGAAACCTCTGAGGGCAAGTATGGTGGGTGCATGTCTTCAACAGGTGATGGGAATGGGGAAGACAAGACCTCAAGGGAAAGATGTACCTAATGGATCTTCTTTCCTTCAAAGTCTACTCTATGGAAAGAAAATTCTAGTAGTTGATGACAATATGGTAAACCGCAGAGTTGCGGCAGGGGCTCTAAAAAAGTTTGGAGCTAATGTAGAATGTGCTGACAGCGGCAAAGCAGCACTAAAATTGCTTCAACTACCACATAGTTTTGATGCATGCTTTATGGACATTCAAATGCCAGAAATGGATGG GTTTGAGGCAACCCGTCGAATCCGGCAGATGGAGAGCCAAGCAAATGAACAAATAAATGGTCAATCCATGGCAGAAGGAGGAGCTGCTAGAAAGGGAGAGTGGCATGTGCCGATACTAGCCATGACAGCTGATGTGATACATGCCACATATGATGAGTGCCTGAAGTCTGGAATGGATGGATACGTATCAAAGCCCTTTGAGGAAGAAAATCTCTATCAGGCAGTAGCCAAGTTCTTCAAAGCCAAGCCCATATCAGACTCATAA
- the LOC8272302 gene encoding histidine kinase 4 isoform X1 yields the protein MAVKLHQIHHHHHHHHHHSVSVKVSEQQMGTKGSHTFIQAHRAWLPKLLLLWVMFVAFVSYSIFNNMDAQNKVRRKETLSSMCDQRARMLQDQFSVSVNHVHALAILVSTFHYNKNPSAIDQETFAEYTARTSFERPLLSGVAYAQRVVNSEREEFESQHGWTIKTMEKEPSPLRDEYAPVIFSQETVSYIESLDMMSGEEDRENILNARATGKAVLTSPFRLLNSHHLGVVLTFPVYKSKLPPNPTVSQRIEASAGYLGGAFDVESLVENLLGQLAGNQAILVNVYDVTNASDPLIMYGVQNQDGDMSLVHESKLDFGDPFRKHQMICRYHEKAPTSWTALTTAFLFSVIGLLVGYILYGAANHIVKVEDDFHEMQELKVRAEAADVAKSQFLATVSHEIRTPMNGILGMLALLLDTDLSSTQRDYAQTAQACGKALIALINEVLDRAKIEAGKLELEAVPFDLRSILDDVLSLFSEKSRHKGIELAVFVSDKVPEIVLGDPGRFRQIITNLVGNSVKFTERGHIFVKVHLDENAKATAFAKADSCLNGGSSDVIVSDSCQFKTLSGFEAADDRNGWEAFKHLVADEDFQSNGSLNVLTTNDACENVTLVVSVEDTGIGIPLHAQDRVFMPFMQADSSTSRNYGGTGIGLSISKCLVELMGGHISFVSRPQVGSTFSFTAAFGRCKKNKFNKMEKRNSEDLPSSFRGLKAIVVDGKPVRAAVTTYHLKRLGILAEVASSLKVAAFTCAKNGSLKSSSAQPDIILVEKDSWISGEDGGSSVWLLERKQNGHVFKLPKMILLATNISSDEFNKAKAAGFADTVIMKPLRASMVGACLQQVMGMGKTRPQGKDVPNGSSFLQSLLYGKKILVVDDNMVNRRVAAGALKKFGANVECADSGKAALKLLQLPHSFDACFMDIQMPEMDGFEATRRIRQMESQANEQINGQSMAEGGAARKGEWHVPILAMTADVIHATYDECLKSGMDGYVSKPFEEENLYQAVAKFFKAKPISDS from the exons ATGGCTGTGAAGTTGCATCAGATccatcaccaccaccaccatcacCACCATCACTCAGTTTCTGTGAAGGTGAGTGAGCAGCAGATGGGGACTAAAGGGAGTCACACATTTATACAAGCTCACAGAGCTTGGCTTCCGAAACTGTTGTTGCTTTGGGTCATGTTTGTAGCATTTGTTTCCTATTCAATATTCAATAACATGGATGCTCAAAATAAAGTTAGGAGAAAAGAAACGTTGAGTAGTATGTGTGATCAAAGGGCAAGAATGTTGCAAGATCAATTTAGTGTTAGTGTCAATCACGTTCATGCTCTTGCCATTCTTGTCTCCACTTTTCATTACAACAAGAACCCATCTGCAATTGACCAG GAAACATTTGCTGAATACACTGCTAGAACATCATTTGAGCGGCCATTGTTGAGTGGTGTAGCATATGCACAGAGAGTGGTTAATTCAGAGAGGGAGGAATTTGAGAGCCAGCATGGATGGACAATAAAGACAATGGAGAAGGAGCCTTCACCTCTACGAGATGAGTATGCTCCGGTGATATTTTCTCAAGAAACTGTATCCTACATTGAATCTCTTGACATGATGTCAGGGGAG GAGGACAGAGAAAACATACTGAATGCTAGAGCTACAGGGAAAGCTGTTTTGACTAGCCCCTTCAGGTTGCTAAATTCCCATCATCTTGGCGTGGTGTTGACATTCCCTGTTTACAAATCCAAACTTCCTCCAAACCCCACAGTGTCACAGCGCATAGAAGCAAGTGCAGG ATATCTTGGTGGAGCCTTTGATGTTGAATCCCTTGTGGAGAATTTACTTGGACAACTTGCTGGGAATCAGGCAATATTGGTGAATGTTTATGATGTAACTAATGCCTCTGATCCATTAATCATGTATGGTGTCCAAAATCAAGATGGTGACATGTCTCTTGTTCATGAAAGCAAGCTTGATTTTGGGGACCCCTTTAGGAAGCATCAGATGATATGTAG GTACCATGAGAAGGCACCAACATCATGGACAGCACTCACTACTGCTTTCTTATTTTCTGTGATTGGTTTGTTAGTGGGTTACATCTTATATGGAGCAGCAAATCATATTGTAAAGGTTGAGGATGATTTTCACGAAATGCAGGAGCTGAAAGTCCGAGCAGAAGCTGCTGATGTTGCCAAATCCCAG TTTCTAGCTACTGTATCTCATGAAATCAGAACTCCTATGAATGGAATCCTTG GAATGCTTGCTTTGCTCCTGGATACTGATTTAAGTTCAACACAGAGGGATTATGCTCAAACTGCTCAAGCCTGTGGAAAGGCATTGATAGCATTGATCAATGAGGTGCTTGACCGGGCAAAGATTGAAGCTGGCAAATTAGAGCTTGAAGCCGTCCCTTTTGACCTACGTTCCATATTAGATGATGttctttctttgttctctGAGAAGTCTAGACACAAAGGTATTGAG CTGGCTGTTTTTGTTTCTGACAAAGTTCCAGAAATTGTTCTGGGGGATCCAGGGAGATTTAGACAGATCATTACAAATCTCGTTGGGAACTCTGTTAAG TTCACTGAACGAGGGCACATATTTGTCAAAGTTCATCTAGATGAAAATGCTAAGGCAACAGCATTTGCAAAAGCTGACAGTTGTTTGAATGGAGGATCCAGCGATGTGATTGTATCTGATTCTTGTCAGTTCAAGACTTTAAGTGGTTTTGAAGCTGCTGATGATCGAAACGGTTGGGAAGCTTTTAAACATTTAGTTGCTGATGAAGATTTTCAATCTAATGGCTCATTGAATGTGCTGACCACTAATGATGCCTGTGAGAATGTTACTTTGGTGGTATCTGTGGAGGATACAGGTATTGGTATCCCCTTGCATGCGCAGGATCGTGTTTTCATGCCCTTCATGCAGGCTGACAGTTCAACTTCGAGAAATTATGGAGGAACTGGTATTGGTTTGAGCATCAGTAAATGTCTGGTTGAGCTTATGGGTGGCCATATAAGCTTTGTTAGCCGGCCTCAGGTTGGAAGTACATTTTCATTCACTGCTGCTTTTGGGAGatgcaagaaaaataaatttaacaaaatggAAAAGCGTAATTCTGAAGATCTTCCTTCTAGCTTTAGAGGATTGAAAGCAATAGTAGTTGATGGCAAACCAGTTAGAGCTGCTGTAACTACATACCATTTGAAGAGGCTTGGTATCTTGGCTGAAGTTGCAAGTAGTCTCAAGGTGGCTGCTTTTACCTGTGCGAAAAACGGTTCTCTGAAATCTAG CAGTGCCCAGCCGGATATAATTCTAGTGGAGAAGGACTCTTGGATTTCTGGGGAAGATGGTGGTTCAAGTGTATGGCTGCTGGAACGGAAACAGAATGGACATGTCTTTAAATTGCCTAAGATGATACTTCTTGCTACAAACATCAGTAGTGATGAATTTAATAAAGCAAAGGCAGCAGGTTTTGCGGATACCGTGATCATGAAACCTCTGAGGGCAAGTATGGTGGGTGCATGTCTTCAACAGGTGATGGGAATGGGGAAGACAAGACCTCAAGGGAAAGATGTACCTAATGGATCTTCTTTCCTTCAAAGTCTACTCTATGGAAAGAAAATTCTAGTAGTTGATGACAATATGGTAAACCGCAGAGTTGCGGCAGGGGCTCTAAAAAAGTTTGGAGCTAATGTAGAATGTGCTGACAGCGGCAAAGCAGCACTAAAATTGCTTCAACTACCACATAGTTTTGATGCATGCTTTATGGACATTCAAATGCCAGAAATGGATGG GTTTGAGGCAACCCGTCGAATCCGGCAGATGGAGAGCCAAGCAAATGAACAAATAAATGGTCAATCCATGGCAGAAGGAGGAGCTGCTAGAAAGGGAGAGTGGCATGTGCCGATACTAGCCATGACAGCTGATGTGATACATGCCACATATGATGAGTGCCTGAAGTCTGGAATGGATGGATACGTATCAAAGCCCTTTGAGGAAGAAAATCTCTATCAGGCAGTAGCCAAGTTCTTCAAAGCCAAGCCCATATCAGACTCATAA